The region AAGTCTTGAGGGAGTACTTGATGAAATGAAGCAAGTCGAGCGTGACCTGGCTGAACTGAACATCACCCGCGAGCTCCTGGAGCGGCAGGAGAGTATTCTGTCGCATCTCCTTGATGCCCAGCGTAGCGTGCGCCAGCGCGGCTTCAAGGAAGAACGGGAGAGCGAGACGGCAAAGCCTTTTCAGACCGGACCGAGCCCGACGTTGCCCGAGGACTCAGGCGAGCGAAATCGGCTGCTGCGCGAGGAGCTGATGCGCTCGCTCAAAGAAGCACGGTTCGCCGAGTACGAACGGATGATAAGAGCATACTTCGAGGAACTGCTGAACCAGCCATGAGCAGCATGCGATTGGCGGGACGGATTGGACTCGCGGGCCTCATCAGGCTGATGGGACTTGCTGGACTGATGACGCTTGCGTCCGCACAGAGCATCGGCACGGCAAGAATCCTTGAGCAAGCCGGTCAGACCGAGCGTGCGCTGAGCGAGTACCGGCTTGTGCTCAACCGGACACCCCGGGACCTGGCAGCGTATCAAGGTTTTGTCAGGACGTGCCGGCAGCTTGCACGATACGATTCGCTTGAGGCAGTAAGCAGTCGTCTGAGCCTGACTGCGCCTGAGGAACCGCAGTATGTACTCGGCCGGATTGACGGACTCCTAGGCCTGAAACGAAGAAAAGAGGCCCTGGAACTTGGACGCGCCCTGGTCGCCAGGTGGCCGCAACAGGCAACCGCAGCAGCAGACGTGCTCGAACGCTGGCAGGAACTGGCCGAGGCAACGAACTATCTACTTGCCGCCCGTAAGAGCCAGACCCACACAAGAACCTATACAGAGCGGCTAATTGCCCTCTACGAACTGCAGAACCGTTACACGGATGCGACAAGGGAAATCGTGTCGCTTGTGGACTCAGAAACCGACCTGCTGCAGACCTACCTTCCAAGGATACGTGAGTACAGCCGCAAGACCGGTTCCTCGGCTCTCCTCGCCGAGCTTGGCCGACTCAGGGACTCGTGGGCAAGGGCACGAGCTCAGGCTGAAGTGTACCTTGCTCTTGGCCGCGAGCCCGAGGCACTCAGAACCGCGCGCCAAGTAATGGACCAGGACGGACTGTACGGATTTGCTCACGAGTGCGAGGAGGCCGGGGCGCTGAACGCCGCACTTGCAGTGTATCAGGAACAGAACCTGAAAGCAGACCAGGCTAGAGTACTGCGCAAGCTGGGCCGGAACCGTGAGGCGCTCGCCCTACTTGGCCAGGACCGCAACCCGGAAGCCATGTTCGAGCTGGCTGAGATCAACCGGATTGAGACCAAAGACCTGAAAGCTGCAGCCAGCAGCTACGAACGGGTTCTTGCCGCCAGACCCGGACACGAACCAGCCGTGTTCGGGCTGGCGAGCTCGCAGCTCGGGCTCGGCCAACTTGAGGCGGCACGCAGAACCCTGGGACAGGCAAGCCGACAAACCGACCGGATTCTAATGCTACTGGCTGAGGTACTGCTGTACCGACTTCAATTCGACTCGGTTCGATACTTTTGTCAGGAGTTGTTGCGCCGGTTTCCAGAAAGCCCGCTCGTCAACGACGGCCTTGAGCTTGCGCTCCTGTCAAGCGCTGGCGAACGGGCGACGGAACTTGCACGGGCGATGTACGAGTCTCGGACCGGTGACACCCAGAAGGCACTCGAGCGATGCGAAACACTGGGCAAGGGCACCGATGACGTCGCCGAGCAGGCCTGGTTCCTGCGTGCCCGGCTCCTGCATGATACGGCCGGGCCCAAGCGGGCGCTCGCCATACTCGACAGTTTCGCGCTCGCATTTCCGCAGAGCCAACGCCGGCCCAGACAGTTGTTCGAGCAGGCAAACATGTTTCAGGCACTCGGCGATGAGAACCGTTACCGGCAGGCGCTGGAAGAGCTCGTGGTTTCATTTCCCGGTTCGCCGTACGCACCGCTGGCGCGGAGCATGCTCGCGCTCGGGGTCAAGCCACCCGAACCCGGAACAGTCCACTAGCCGCGCGACTCCAGCTTGCCCCCACCTCTGGAGGCAGGGTACGAAAAAAGCGACTATTACCTGTTCAGACAAGCTGTTGACACACTGCATGTCGGGCGTAATCTGTCAGTCAGTGAAAAATGTCTTGGCCGCCACGGCCATGGTTCTGGCCACGGTCGGCTGCTCGAACCGGCCACCCTCAGCCCCGATTGTCTACGGCCCGACAATGCTGCGGCCG is a window of candidate division WOR-3 bacterium DNA encoding:
- a CDS encoding tetratricopeptide repeat protein, whose amino-acid sequence is MSSMRLAGRIGLAGLIRLMGLAGLMTLASAQSIGTARILEQAGQTERALSEYRLVLNRTPRDLAAYQGFVRTCRQLARYDSLEAVSSRLSLTAPEEPQYVLGRIDGLLGLKRRKEALELGRALVARWPQQATAAADVLERWQELAEATNYLLAARKSQTHTRTYTERLIALYELQNRYTDATREIVSLVDSETDLLQTYLPRIREYSRKTGSSALLAELGRLRDSWARARAQAEVYLALGREPEALRTARQVMDQDGLYGFAHECEEAGALNAALAVYQEQNLKADQARVLRKLGRNREALALLGQDRNPEAMFELAEINRIETKDLKAAASSYERVLAARPGHEPAVFGLASSQLGLGQLEAARRTLGQASRQTDRILMLLAEVLLYRLQFDSVRYFCQELLRRFPESPLVNDGLELALLSSAGERATELARAMYESRTGDTQKALERCETLGKGTDDVAEQAWFLRARLLHDTAGPKRALAILDSFALAFPQSQRRPRQLFEQANMFQALGDENRYRQALEELVVSFPGSPYAPLARSMLALGVKPPEPGTVH